ATGTCTTCACACTTGCTCCACATGTAATGGTGGGATCACACGTGTGGATTAATGCCGGATCCACATCCTAGCCTTAGCTCTGATGATGGTGATTAATCAGGTGGGATCCACCCTGTTCACAGATAACTTATAATATAAAGCCCTTCCCTTATTGTATGCTGAAGAAGATTAGCAAGTCAAGCTGTTTAGGTcaactaaaagaaaaagaaagaaaatcatGCAGGCCATACACTGTCCTATCACTTTAGAATCATATCAGACTTAGATAACTCAAatggaaattaatttaatttaatttcaaattatattgaatcaattaatttaatttggaactaaaatcaattttcaaaattttaaataattaaatttaaaatcatatcaaaatcaagataattttaaaatattcaaatgaaACTCGAATTTCAAACCATAAATTCAgttgattaatttaatatttatctatTAGGGTAATATAAGATTTCTGTAAGTAGATATGTACATATGCCCCATATTCAACTGCTAAATCAAACTGCCAATAAATCATGAGCAGCAATGGATTGGTAGCTTATTGGAAGTCAAGAGGATCTGGAGAATTGCTGCCATTCCTGAATAGCGGAACGAAGAGAGTGGTTAGGGACGAGATTGAAGTGTTGAAGCTCCAGGTTTGTCATTGGCGAAGTGTTATGGCCACTCTCCAGCCATCCTATCAATGCCTCTGCTTCGTAAGTAAATCCATCTGCTGCCACATGAGGATCTCGCATCATTTCCTGCAAAATCATCATCAAACTCGTATGTTAACAATCCAACAACACTTAAATTGATTTGGAGCAGTACATTTACCTGTAAAATGGGACACAAGAAATATGAAGGAGACTGTTGACGCCATAGAGAGCTAAACTGGAGTGATGATGAATCTCCACAAGATGCTCTCATGGGTTCAAGCACCCTCCAAGCTTCTATCGCAAGGTCTGGTCGGCTGTTTCGGTTCATTGAGCAGCACCTCAAAGCCAAGCGAGCCAATTGCTTCGCTTGCACAAATGGCCAGTCCCCAGCTAAAGGATCCAAAAAGGAACTCAAAGTTCCTTCATCTAGTGCATCTCCAATTTGCTTTACAATGCCAAAGGCTGATCTCCCTGTTAGCAACTGTAACAGTATAACTCCAAATGAGTAAGTGTCTGACTTGGGAGATAATTCTCCTGTTGCAAGGAAATAAGGATCCAAGTAGAGGAAAGTGCCTTTGGGATCAGTTTTGTGATAGAGGGTCCTGTTCCTTGAATTTTCCTGGAGAGAAAGTGCTCGACAGATTCCAAAGTCGCTGAGTTTGCATGCGAGTTTAGCATCAAGAAGAATGTTTCCAGGTTTTAGATCTCCATGTACAATGCTGTGGGGGTTACTGGAATGAAGAAATATGAGAACAGAGCACAACTCAGTTGCTATGCGTATCCGAGCTTGCCAGGGCAAAGGGGAACTGTTGTCCTTGCAGCTCAGTCGGTCTTCAAGGCTTCCATTTGGTAAATATTCATAGATTAGAGCAAAAGCTTCCAAGCAGGCTCCAATAAGAATCACCAGGTTTGGATGCCGCAATTTACTCAACATCTCAACCTGAAATAAAACCATAGTATGTGATACAGGCCAAGCTCATATTGCAAAAGCTAAAATAACAATTCCtggaactcaagctctcacctCCTGTTTAAACTCCAATGGCCCTTGCATGCTATCTGGGTTCAACACCTTTATAGCCACAGGCGTGTAACGGAGAACACCTTTATATATGCTTCCATATCcaccttccccaatcttgaatGATGGGTCAAAGTTGCGAGTTGCTTCCTTGATTTCTGACAAAGAGAAGACAGAAAGAAACTGACCCATATGGATGGCTGAGGCATCCTCTGCCTGCCTTTTTGAAAGCTCTTCAGCTATTTTTAGTGCTATGTCAATCTCGAGATCTCCTGCCTGAAATTTTGAAATCTCTTCAGCTATTTTGAGAACTATGTCACGCTCTAGTTCCAActcatctctttctttcttaTATTCTTTGCACTGCTCTACAGCAGTAAGAATTTCGTCGTTCATTTCTTTTATCTTGTTATCAAAATTTGAAGACTGGATCTGTTGTAACAGTCTCTGATCCATGGTAATCAAACGATCTTCATCCCACTGTTTTTTTGTCCTTTGAtggtcttctttttctttcactaGTGCTTCCTCAGATTCTTTCCTGAGCTTCAACTCCTTAGCATACAAGCTTTCTAACGCTTTAGCCTGGAAATTGATTGCAAGAA
The sequence above is a segment of the Manihot esculenta cultivar AM560-2 chromosome 5, M.esculenta_v8, whole genome shotgun sequence genome. Coding sequences within it:
- the LOC110614952 gene encoding U-box domain-containing protein 33; its protein translation is MATRDSETSRESMSQGEDDTVYVALGKDVEQQKLTLLWALENFPGKKFCILHVHQPSKTIPCVGGNFLANRVDQQELKEFQELERKIMHRILEYYLLLCHQVEVQAEKLCIEMDDTGKGIVELAYQHGIKKLVMGAAADKRYSEDMADLKSRKAKYVQQRIPLCCQVWYVCKGYLVHTGEGELTCSSANALGHHDSASSERIDETGLELELCEVPQSEEDIHLHNPDALEESSTNQLYEQLEQALMEAEKFKREAFEESLKHWEAEKIAIKAIRRAKALESLYAKELKLRKESEEALVKEKEDHQRTKKQWDEDRLITMDQRLLQQIQSSNFDNKIKEMNDEILTAVEQCKEYKKERDELELERDIVLKIAEEISKFQAGDLEIDIALKIAEELSKRQAEDASAIHMGQFLSVFSLSEIKEATRNFDPSFKIGEGGYGSIYKGVLRYTPVAIKVLNPDSMQGPLEFKQEVEMLSKLRHPNLVILIGACLEAFALIYEYLPNGSLEDRLSCKDNSSPLPWQARIRIATELCSVLIFLHSSNPHSIVHGDLKPGNILLDAKLACKLSDFGICRALSLQENSRNRTLYHKTDPKGTFLYLDPYFLATGELSPKSDTYSFGVILLQLLTGRSAFGIVKQIGDALDEGTLSSFLDPLAGDWPFVQAKQLARLALRCCSMNRNSRPDLAIEAWRVLEPMRASCGDSSSLQFSSLWRQQSPSYFLCPILQEMMRDPHVAADGFTYEAEALIGWLESGHNTSPMTNLELQHFNLVPNHSLRSAIQEWQQFSRSS